In Ectothiorhodosinus mongolicus, one DNA window encodes the following:
- the odhB gene encoding 2-oxoglutarate dehydrogenase complex dihydrolipoyllysine-residue succinyltransferase codes for MSTEVKIPQLPESVSDATIVSWHKRSGEAVKRDEILVDIETDKVVLEVPAPLDGVLGKILEDEGSVVTAGQVIGHIEEGGASPVKAPAATSPAAAAKADTAQAELPLSPAVRKMVAEHDLDVSQIEGTGKDGRLLKEDVLRHLAGDTSVETKPATESAVEPAVPASSPAPAAAPSASGPPPVTALGRTEKRVPMTRLRARVAERLVEAQQTAAMLTTFNEVNMKPVMELRSQYKDRFEKRHGVRLGFMSFFVKAATEALKRFPEVNASIDGKDIVYHGFFDIGIAVSAPRGLVVPILRDTDSLNMPDIERKITEFGERATAGSLSMDDLTGGTFTISNGGVFGSLLSTPIINPPQSAILGMHRIQERPMAENGQVVIRPMMYLALSYDHRLIDGREAVQFLVTIKDMLEDPTRLLLEV; via the coding sequence ATGAGCACAGAGGTCAAAATTCCGCAGCTGCCCGAGTCGGTTTCTGACGCGACGATTGTTTCTTGGCATAAGCGCAGCGGTGAAGCCGTTAAGCGCGATGAAATTTTGGTGGATATTGAAACTGACAAGGTGGTTCTGGAGGTGCCCGCGCCGCTAGATGGCGTGTTGGGCAAGATTCTTGAAGATGAGGGTTCTGTGGTTACCGCTGGACAGGTGATTGGTCATATCGAAGAAGGGGGTGCAAGTCCAGTAAAGGCGCCAGCAGCCACATCGCCCGCGGCCGCTGCCAAAGCTGATACTGCCCAAGCTGAGCTCCCGCTGAGCCCCGCTGTTCGTAAAATGGTGGCTGAGCATGACCTAGACGTCAGTCAGATTGAGGGCACAGGCAAAGATGGTCGTTTGCTCAAAGAAGATGTGTTGCGCCATTTAGCGGGTGATACGTCCGTTGAGACCAAACCGGCAACAGAGTCGGCTGTCGAGCCGGCAGTCCCCGCTTCCAGCCCTGCCCCGGCTGCGGCCCCAAGTGCATCAGGACCACCGCCGGTAACCGCCTTAGGACGCACCGAGAAACGCGTGCCCATGACGCGCTTGCGGGCGCGTGTCGCGGAGCGTTTGGTGGAGGCTCAGCAAACCGCGGCGATGCTCACAACATTCAACGAAGTGAACATGAAGCCGGTGATGGAGTTGCGCTCGCAATATAAGGATCGTTTTGAAAAACGCCATGGTGTGCGCCTGGGCTTTATGTCCTTTTTCGTCAAAGCCGCCACCGAGGCGCTTAAGCGCTTTCCCGAAGTGAATGCCTCAATCGATGGCAAGGATATTGTCTATCACGGCTTTTTTGATATCGGCATCGCGGTTTCCGCACCACGCGGCTTGGTGGTCCCCATTTTGCGGGACACCGATAGCCTTAACATGCCCGATATCGAGCGCAAAATCACTGAGTTCGGTGAGCGCGCCACGGCCGGTAGTCTCAGTATGGATGATCTCACCGGCGGCACCTTCACCATTTCCAATGGCGGAGTTTTTGGCTCATTGTTATCTACCCCGATTATTAATCCACCCCAGAGTGCGATATTGGGCATGCATCGCATTCAGGAAAGACCTATGGCAGAAAATGGGCAGGTGGTGATCCGGCCGATGATGTATTTAGCGCTGTCTTATGACCATCGGCTGATCGACGGGCGTGAGGCGGTGCAATTCTTGGTAACCATCAAGGATATGCTGGAAGACCCCACCCGTCTGTTGCTCGAGGTCTAA
- a CDS encoding 2-oxoglutarate dehydrogenase E1 component, which produces MQARDMLSQWEDSYLDAGNAAYLDYLFETYQEKPEAVPELWRQHFDALTGGQANGAAIHGRVREEFRRMAEMPARGLPMGSLEHERKQVRVLQYINAHRFLGHLQANLDPLGLQEPRALPELTLEYHHLSEDDLGTVFNTGSLVGPEEASLRDIMRILIGTYCKTLGAEYMHITDTDEKRWLQSKLEPLRGEPNFNSGQKRYILDRLTAAEGLERYLHTRYVGQKRFSLEGGESLIPLLDEIVLRAAEHGVRETIMGMAHRGRLNVLINVLGKSPSVLFEEFEGKGRRHPGTGDVKYHMGFSSNVQLPTGRMHLVLAFNPSHLEIVGPVVEGSVRARQTRWEDPDGDRVLPLVIHGDAAFAGQGVVMETLNMSQTRGFSTKGTIHVVVNNQIGFTTSTLKDARSTPYCTDVAKMVNAPILHVNGDDPEMVVYAAQIALEYRMKFKKDVVIDLVCYRRHGHNEADEPSATQPQMYQSIKALPTTRARYAQHLEQTNIIDAAEADTMVDALRTRLDSGADIAPHHLLGEDNSHRVTINWKPHLDKDWRETAVTRVAPEKLRQYWRAMGDLPEGMELQPRVAKIVDDRRKMAAGSLPLDWGFAEVSAYASLVDEGYPVRLSGQDCGRGTFFHRHAVLFNQRDGERWIPLRHVHEDQADFLVIDSLLSEEAVLAFEYGYATATPETLTIWEAQFGDFANGAQVVIDQFISSGEQKWDRLCGLVMLLPHGYEGQGPEHSSARLERYLQLCAQNNMQVCVPSTPAQMFHLLRRQMIRPYRKPLIVMTPKSLLRHKLAVNALEDLTQGRFFNVMDEIDSLDAAKVKRILMCSGKVYYDLLERRRAEEKNDIAILRIEQLYPFPEEELSAVLAQYPNAKEFIWVQEEPLNQGAWYSSQHHIRPLIGEKYHLQHVTRPASASPAVGHLDVHAKQQEALVERALRQN; this is translated from the coding sequence CTGCAAGCCCGCGATATGTTGTCCCAATGGGAAGATTCATATTTGGATGCGGGTAACGCCGCCTATCTCGATTACCTTTTTGAAACCTATCAGGAAAAGCCCGAGGCTGTGCCCGAGCTATGGCGCCAGCATTTTGATGCGCTCACTGGCGGCCAGGCAAACGGCGCCGCCATCCACGGACGAGTGCGTGAAGAATTCCGACGTATGGCAGAAATGCCGGCGCGTGGACTGCCCATGGGCAGCTTGGAGCACGAACGCAAACAAGTCCGTGTCTTGCAGTACATCAATGCCCATCGTTTTCTCGGTCACTTGCAAGCCAATCTGGATCCGCTGGGGCTTCAAGAACCCCGCGCCCTGCCTGAGTTGACGCTGGAATACCATCATCTTTCTGAGGACGATCTGGGCACGGTGTTCAACACCGGCTCATTAGTGGGGCCCGAGGAGGCCTCGCTGCGCGACATCATGCGCATTCTCATCGGTACCTACTGCAAGACGCTGGGTGCGGAGTACATGCATATCACCGATACCGACGAAAAGCGCTGGTTGCAATCTAAGCTCGAACCACTGCGTGGTGAACCGAATTTTAACTCGGGTCAGAAACGCTACATCCTTGATCGTCTGACGGCTGCAGAGGGTCTTGAGCGCTATTTGCACACCCGCTATGTGGGTCAAAAGCGCTTTTCTCTGGAAGGCGGCGAGAGTCTCATTCCGTTGCTCGATGAGATTGTGTTGCGCGCTGCAGAGCATGGCGTGCGTGAGACCATTATGGGCATGGCGCATCGTGGCCGGCTCAATGTGCTCATCAATGTATTGGGCAAATCACCCTCTGTGCTTTTTGAGGAATTCGAGGGCAAGGGGCGGCGCCACCCCGGCACGGGCGATGTGAAGTACCACATGGGCTTTTCGTCCAATGTCCAGCTGCCCACGGGGCGCATGCATTTGGTGCTCGCATTTAATCCTTCACATTTGGAGATTGTTGGCCCAGTGGTTGAGGGCTCAGTGCGCGCACGGCAGACTCGCTGGGAGGATCCTGATGGTGATCGCGTGCTGCCTTTGGTTATCCACGGCGATGCCGCGTTTGCTGGCCAAGGCGTCGTTATGGAAACCTTGAATATGTCGCAAACCCGGGGATTTTCCACCAAAGGTACGATTCATGTGGTGGTCAATAATCAGATTGGCTTCACCACAAGTACACTGAAAGATGCTCGCTCTACGCCCTATTGCACTGATGTGGCGAAAATGGTGAATGCACCCATTTTGCATGTGAACGGGGATGATCCGGAAATGGTGGTTTATGCGGCGCAGATCGCTTTGGAATACCGCATGAAGTTCAAAAAAGATGTGGTAATCGATTTGGTCTGCTACCGCCGTCATGGCCATAACGAAGCCGATGAGCCCTCAGCTACCCAGCCGCAAATGTATCAAAGTATTAAAGCGTTACCGACGACACGGGCGCGTTACGCCCAGCATCTGGAACAGACAAATATCATCGATGCAGCCGAAGCAGACACCATGGTGGATGCTTTGCGCACTCGCCTAGATAGCGGTGCTGACATCGCGCCCCACCACTTGCTGGGCGAGGACAACAGCCATCGAGTCACCATCAATTGGAAGCCTCATTTAGACAAGGATTGGCGTGAGACTGCGGTGACGCGTGTGGCACCCGAGAAGCTTCGCCAGTATTGGCGTGCTATGGGCGATCTGCCTGAGGGTATGGAGCTGCAACCCCGAGTGGCCAAAATTGTCGATGATCGGCGCAAGATGGCAGCAGGGTCACTACCGCTGGATTGGGGTTTTGCTGAGGTCAGTGCCTATGCCAGCCTGGTTGATGAGGGCTACCCCGTGCGGCTCAGCGGCCAAGATTGTGGACGTGGCACCTTTTTTCATCGACATGCGGTGTTATTCAATCAGCGCGACGGCGAGCGCTGGATTCCGCTGCGCCATGTGCATGAAGATCAGGCAGATTTTCTGGTCATTGATTCACTGCTCTCCGAAGAGGCGGTGTTGGCCTTTGAATATGGCTATGCCACAGCTACTCCAGAAACACTGACCATTTGGGAAGCGCAGTTCGGTGACTTCGCTAATGGTGCGCAAGTGGTCATCGATCAATTCATCAGCTCTGGTGAACAAAAATGGGACCGCCTTTGTGGACTCGTGATGTTGTTGCCCCATGGTTATGAGGGCCAAGGTCCAGAACATTCTTCAGCGCGTCTGGAGCGTTATTTGCAGCTTTGTGCACAGAACAATATGCAAGTTTGCGTGCCCTCAACGCCGGCACAAATGTTCCACCTTTTGCGTCGGCAGATGATTCGCCCCTATCGCAAGCCGCTGATCGTCATGACCCCAAAGAGTCTGTTGCGGCATAAACTGGCGGTGAATGCGCTAGAGGATTTGACGCAGGGCCGATTCTTTAATGTCATGGATGAAATAGATAGTCTTGATGCGGCTAAGGTGAAACGAATTTTGATGTGCAGTGGCAAGGTCTACTACGACCTGCTCGAGCGGCGGCGCGCCGAGGAGAAAAACGATATCGCAATTTTGCGCATCGAACAGCTTTACCCCTTCCCCGAAGAGGAACTATCCGCGGTGCTGGCCCAATATCCCAATGCCAAGGAATTTATTTGGGTACAAGAAGAACCGCTGAATCAAGGTGCTTGGTACTCCAGTCAGCACCATATTCGGCCGCTAATTGGTGAGAAGTACCACTTACAGCACGTGACGCGGCCCGCGTCTGCCTCACCGGCTGTGGGTCACCTAGATGTCCATGCGAAACAGCAGGAAGCGCTCGTTGAGCGTGCATTACGACAAAACTAA
- the uvrD gene encoding DNA helicase II, whose product MDVSAILDGLNEAQREAVASPCSPVLVLAGAGSGKTRVLVHRIAWLVEVEGLSPHSVLAVTFTNKAAHEMRGRLENLLALPPQGLWVGTFHGLSHRLLRMHWREAGLPEAFQILDSEDQLRLVKRVLKSLDLDEARWPPRQIQWFINGRKDEGIRSTHMQDSGDPVSRQMIRIYSAYEAACRRAGVVDFAELMLRSLELLRDTPALLEHYRERFRHILVDEFQDSNAIQYAWLRLLAGAKTPVFAVGDDDQSIYGWRGARVEHIRQFTRDFPGAQTVRLEQNYRSTQNILSAANALIRHNDSRLGKELWTAGKAGEPITLYGAFNEYDEARFVTEQLNTWHHQGGRFSEVAILYRSNAQSRVFEETLIGQQIPYRVYGGLRFFERAEIKDALAYLRLLASKDDDTAFERVVNQPSRGLGERTVALLRDHARQADCSLWSAAKTLLSQGGLTARAGNALQSFLQLIEQMSQTCLTLPLHEQADHAIQHSGLRDHYAAEKGENAQARLDNLDELISAARGFRVETVESADEPTSPLTAFLSHAALEAGEGEANAWEDCVQLMTLHSAKGLEFPLVFLVGMEEGLFPHRMSAEEPGRLEEERRLAYVGITRARQRLVMCYAETRRLHGRETFNAPSRFIGELPEELLEDVRPRASLRRPYSAAQTESAATYTEPTLGFSLGSRVRHQKFGEGIVTDYEGRGNAARVQVQFSDAGSKWLVLAYAGLESL is encoded by the coding sequence ATGGACGTGTCTGCAATTTTGGATGGGCTTAATGAGGCTCAGCGGGAAGCTGTTGCCAGTCCCTGCAGTCCAGTTTTGGTTTTGGCAGGGGCAGGCAGCGGAAAAACTCGTGTTCTGGTGCACCGCATCGCCTGGCTGGTTGAAGTCGAGGGCTTGTCACCGCACAGTGTTTTGGCGGTGACCTTTACCAACAAAGCGGCTCATGAAATGCGTGGTCGCTTAGAAAACCTGTTAGCGCTGCCACCCCAAGGTCTGTGGGTAGGCACATTCCATGGCTTATCACATCGCTTGTTGCGCATGCATTGGCGCGAAGCTGGCCTGCCTGAGGCCTTTCAAATCCTTGATAGCGAGGACCAGTTGCGCCTCGTCAAGCGTGTGCTGAAGTCTTTGGATTTGGACGAAGCACGCTGGCCACCCAGACAGATTCAATGGTTCATCAATGGCCGCAAGGATGAGGGAATTCGCTCAACCCATATGCAGGATAGCGGGGACCCCGTCAGTCGTCAGATGATCCGCATCTATTCGGCCTATGAGGCTGCTTGTCGACGTGCCGGAGTAGTTGATTTTGCTGAGCTGATGCTGCGCAGCCTTGAACTATTGCGCGATACTCCGGCCTTGCTTGAGCACTACCGTGAACGCTTTCGCCATATTCTGGTGGATGAGTTTCAGGACAGTAATGCCATTCAATATGCGTGGCTGAGGCTCTTGGCTGGGGCGAAAACTCCCGTATTTGCGGTGGGTGATGATGACCAGTCCATCTATGGCTGGCGCGGCGCACGTGTCGAACACATCCGTCAGTTCACCCGAGATTTCCCGGGCGCACAGACGGTCCGGCTTGAGCAGAACTACCGCTCGACTCAGAACATTCTCTCGGCAGCCAACGCCTTAATCCGCCACAACGACTCCAGGCTGGGTAAAGAACTATGGACCGCGGGTAAAGCAGGAGAGCCCATCACTCTCTATGGCGCGTTTAACGAATACGATGAAGCCCGCTTCGTCACTGAACAACTCAATACTTGGCACCATCAAGGCGGGCGCTTTAGTGAAGTCGCGATCCTCTATCGGTCCAACGCGCAATCACGCGTTTTTGAAGAAACCCTGATTGGTCAACAAATCCCCTATCGGGTGTATGGCGGGCTGCGCTTTTTCGAACGCGCTGAAATCAAAGACGCGCTCGCGTACTTACGATTGCTCGCCTCTAAAGACGATGACACCGCTTTTGAGCGCGTCGTCAATCAGCCCAGTCGCGGCTTGGGTGAGCGCACCGTTGCCTTGCTGCGTGACCATGCACGCCAGGCCGATTGCTCTTTGTGGTCAGCTGCCAAGACTTTATTAAGCCAAGGCGGCTTAACCGCGCGGGCCGGCAATGCGCTGCAAAGTTTTTTGCAGTTAATTGAGCAAATGTCACAAACCTGCTTGACGCTGCCTCTGCATGAACAAGCGGATCACGCCATCCAGCACTCAGGGCTGCGCGATCACTATGCCGCAGAAAAAGGCGAAAATGCGCAGGCGCGCCTAGACAACCTTGATGAACTCATCAGCGCCGCTCGCGGATTTCGTGTCGAGACTGTTGAGTCCGCGGACGAACCCACCTCTCCGCTAACTGCCTTTCTCAGCCATGCCGCGCTTGAAGCGGGTGAGGGTGAGGCCAATGCTTGGGAAGACTGCGTGCAGCTGATGACCCTACATTCCGCCAAAGGCTTGGAATTCCCACTGGTGTTTTTGGTGGGTATGGAAGAGGGCCTTTTCCCACATCGTATGTCTGCTGAGGAGCCAGGCCGACTCGAAGAAGAGCGACGATTGGCTTATGTCGGTATTACCCGAGCACGGCAGCGTCTGGTGATGTGCTATGCCGAAACGCGACGCCTGCATGGACGTGAAACATTTAATGCCCCCTCGCGCTTCATCGGTGAGTTGCCTGAAGAATTACTCGAGGATGTGCGTCCTCGCGCCTCACTGCGGCGGCCCTACAGCGCCGCGCAGACAGAGTCAGCAGCCACCTACACCGAACCCACACTCGGATTCTCACTGGGCAGTCGCGTACGGCACCAAAAATTCGGTGAGGGCATCGTCACCGATTATGAGGGTCGCGGCAATGCCGCCCGCGTCCAAGTGCAGTTCAGTGATGCTGGCAGCAAATGGCTGGTATTGGCCTATGCCGGCTTGGAAAGTCTTTAA
- a CDS encoding DUF2782 domain-containing protein: protein MMKPIFVMALAFLLIVSPLALAQEQAAPPPPPMLDDSGEGLRELLEPEITIIERDGETIHEKRINGQLYMIRVVPQSGPAYYLVDLDGDGVMDVRGHELNPRLHIPAWVLFSF from the coding sequence ATGATGAAACCTATATTTGTGATGGCTCTGGCCTTTTTGCTTATCGTATCGCCGCTGGCTTTGGCGCAAGAGCAGGCGGCCCCGCCGCCACCACCAATGCTGGATGATAGTGGCGAAGGCTTGCGTGAGCTGCTCGAGCCAGAAATTACGATCATCGAGCGCGATGGTGAAACCATTCATGAGAAACGCATCAACGGGCAGCTCTACATGATCCGCGTGGTTCCCCAAAGCGGGCCAGCTTATTATCTGGTGGACTTGGACGGTGACGGAGTCATGGATGTACGCGGCCATGAACTCAATCCGCGCCTGCATATCCCTGCTTGGGTTTTATTCAGCTTTTAA